Proteins encoded within one genomic window of Brienomyrus brachyistius isolate T26 chromosome 22, BBRACH_0.4, whole genome shotgun sequence:
- the olfm2a gene encoding noelin-2a isoform X2 yields the protein MHLFSAIFLLLMLALLPCEALFPSPEEGWQIHSSAQDADGKCICTVVAPAQNMCNRDPRSKQLRQLMEKVQNITQSMEVLDLRTYRDLQYVRNMESLMKVVDGKLKTASENPRSLNPKNFQELKDKVTQLLPLLPVLEQYKADARMIVLLKEEVRNLTLVLMAIQEEMGAYDYEELRQRVLLLESRLQSCMQKLGCGKLTGVSNPITIRASGSRFGSWMTDTMIPSSDSRVWSMDGYYKGRRVLEYRTLSDFIKGQNFVQHLLPHPWAGTGHVVYNGSLYYNKYQSNIIIKYHFRSRSVLVQRSLGGAGYNNTFPYSWGGSSDIDLMADESGLWAVYTTIPNAGNIVISRLEPQSLEVLRSWDTGFPKRSAGEAFMICGTLYVTNSHLAGAKIYFAYYTNSSTYEYTDIPFHNQYSHISMLDYNPRERVLYTWNNGHQVLYNITLFHVINTSGD from the exons GCACTGTTCCCGAGTCCGGAGGAGGGCTGGCAGATccacagctcagcccaggatgcCGATGGGAAGTGCATCTGCACCGTGGTGGCACCAGCCCAGAACATGTGCAACCGAGACCCACGGAGCAAGCAGCTGCGGCAGCTGATGGAGAAG GTCCAGAACATCACGCAGTCGATGGAGGTCCTGGATTTGAGAACATACAGGGACCTGCAGTATGTTAGGAACATGGAGTCACTCATGAAGGTGGTAGACGGCAAGCTGAAGACGGCCTCCGAAAATCCTCGATCTCTCAACCCCAAGAATTTTCAG GAACTAAAGGACAAGGTGACTCAGCTGCTCCCCCTGCTGCCTGTGCTGGAGCAGTACAAGGCGGACGCACGCATGATCGTCCTGTTGAAAGAGGAGGTGCGGAACTTGACGCTGGTGCTGATGGCTATTCAGGAGGAGATGGGGGCCTACGACTACGAGGAGCTGCGGCAAcgggtgctgctgctggagaGCAGGCTGCAGTCCTGCATGCAGAAACTGG GCTGTGGAAAACTGACGGGCGTGAGTAACCCAATTACCATCCGTGCCTCGGGGTCCCGGTTTGGCTCCTGGATGACTGACACAATGATCCCCAGCTCGGACAGCAGG GTATGGTCTATGGATGGCTACTACAAGGGTCGTCGTGTACTGGAGTATCGCACGCTCAGCGACTTCATCAAGGGCCAGAACTTCGTCCAGCACCTCCTGCCACACCCCTGGGCAGGCACGGGCCACGTGGTCTACAACGGCTCACTGTACTACAACAAGTATCAGAGTAACATCATCATCAAGTACCACTTCCGCTCACGCAGTGTGTTGGTCCAGCGGAGCTTGGGTGGCGCCGGGTACAACAACACCTTCCCGTACTCCTGGGGCGGCTCCTCGGACATCGACCTGATGGCCGACGAGAGTGGCTTGTGGGCCGTCTACACCACCATCCCCAACGCGGGCAACATCGTCATCAGCCGCCTAGAGCCCCAGAGCTTGGAGGTTCTCCGAAGCTGGGACACGGGGTTCCCCAAGCGCAGCGCCGGCGAGGCCTTCATGATCTGCGGCACCCTCTACGTCACCAACTCCCACCTGGCCGGCGCCAAGATCTACTTCGCCTACTACACCAACTCCTCCACCTACGAGTACACAGACATCCCCTTCCACAACCAGTATTCCCACATCTCCATGCTGGACTACAACCCGCGTGAGCGGGTTCTCTACACCTGGAACAACGGGCACCAGGTTCTGTACAACATCACGCTGTTCCACGTCATCAACACCTCAGGGGACTAG
- the olfm2a gene encoding noelin-2a isoform X1, with amino-acid sequence MSVPLLKIGAVLSTMAMVTNWMSQTLPSLVGLNGTVISRGGTSEKIVSALFPSPEEGWQIHSSAQDADGKCICTVVAPAQNMCNRDPRSKQLRQLMEKVQNITQSMEVLDLRTYRDLQYVRNMESLMKVVDGKLKTASENPRSLNPKNFQELKDKVTQLLPLLPVLEQYKADARMIVLLKEEVRNLTLVLMAIQEEMGAYDYEELRQRVLLLESRLQSCMQKLGCGKLTGVSNPITIRASGSRFGSWMTDTMIPSSDSRVWSMDGYYKGRRVLEYRTLSDFIKGQNFVQHLLPHPWAGTGHVVYNGSLYYNKYQSNIIIKYHFRSRSVLVQRSLGGAGYNNTFPYSWGGSSDIDLMADESGLWAVYTTIPNAGNIVISRLEPQSLEVLRSWDTGFPKRSAGEAFMICGTLYVTNSHLAGAKIYFAYYTNSSTYEYTDIPFHNQYSHISMLDYNPRERVLYTWNNGHQVLYNITLFHVINTSGD; translated from the exons GCACTGTTCCCGAGTCCGGAGGAGGGCTGGCAGATccacagctcagcccaggatgcCGATGGGAAGTGCATCTGCACCGTGGTGGCACCAGCCCAGAACATGTGCAACCGAGACCCACGGAGCAAGCAGCTGCGGCAGCTGATGGAGAAG GTCCAGAACATCACGCAGTCGATGGAGGTCCTGGATTTGAGAACATACAGGGACCTGCAGTATGTTAGGAACATGGAGTCACTCATGAAGGTGGTAGACGGCAAGCTGAAGACGGCCTCCGAAAATCCTCGATCTCTCAACCCCAAGAATTTTCAG GAACTAAAGGACAAGGTGACTCAGCTGCTCCCCCTGCTGCCTGTGCTGGAGCAGTACAAGGCGGACGCACGCATGATCGTCCTGTTGAAAGAGGAGGTGCGGAACTTGACGCTGGTGCTGATGGCTATTCAGGAGGAGATGGGGGCCTACGACTACGAGGAGCTGCGGCAAcgggtgctgctgctggagaGCAGGCTGCAGTCCTGCATGCAGAAACTGG GCTGTGGAAAACTGACGGGCGTGAGTAACCCAATTACCATCCGTGCCTCGGGGTCCCGGTTTGGCTCCTGGATGACTGACACAATGATCCCCAGCTCGGACAGCAGG GTATGGTCTATGGATGGCTACTACAAGGGTCGTCGTGTACTGGAGTATCGCACGCTCAGCGACTTCATCAAGGGCCAGAACTTCGTCCAGCACCTCCTGCCACACCCCTGGGCAGGCACGGGCCACGTGGTCTACAACGGCTCACTGTACTACAACAAGTATCAGAGTAACATCATCATCAAGTACCACTTCCGCTCACGCAGTGTGTTGGTCCAGCGGAGCTTGGGTGGCGCCGGGTACAACAACACCTTCCCGTACTCCTGGGGCGGCTCCTCGGACATCGACCTGATGGCCGACGAGAGTGGCTTGTGGGCCGTCTACACCACCATCCCCAACGCGGGCAACATCGTCATCAGCCGCCTAGAGCCCCAGAGCTTGGAGGTTCTCCGAAGCTGGGACACGGGGTTCCCCAAGCGCAGCGCCGGCGAGGCCTTCATGATCTGCGGCACCCTCTACGTCACCAACTCCCACCTGGCCGGCGCCAAGATCTACTTCGCCTACTACACCAACTCCTCCACCTACGAGTACACAGACATCCCCTTCCACAACCAGTATTCCCACATCTCCATGCTGGACTACAACCCGCGTGAGCGGGTTCTCTACACCTGGAACAACGGGCACCAGGTTCTGTACAACATCACGCTGTTCCACGTCATCAACACCTCAGGGGACTAG